ATCATTATTCCTTTTTTTAATAACTCATCTTTATATTCTTTTTTTTCTTCAAGATTGTATAGCTTTACTAACATATCTGGCATTTTTATCACTCCAATATATAAATATATTAATATAATATCATATAATATAAGAATATTACAGTATAATATTTATAAAGGAAATTATAAAATCTTTTAAAAACATAATATTTTTAAGGAGATGGATTATGAAAAAATGGTATGATGAAGAATATGAATGGGAAATTGAAGTAATAGGTTTTTTACGTGGAAATAAAACAGAGAGATATTGTAGAAATGGTGAAGAAATTGGTGATATATATACTTGTACATATGGTTGTCCTGTAAACTCAAATGGTCAAGGTATTTGTTCAAAAGTAATGACTATTATGTTTCCTATTATGGAAGCAGTCAGAAGTGGTGGCGATTTAATAAATATCGGTGGAAATAGTAAATATAGTAAAAATATTGTTTGCCCAGATGGTAATGTTATATTTAAAATGACTGCAAAAAAACTTGATAATGAAAATTTTTATACAGGTAATTTTTTTGATTAAATAAAAAGACATCAGACTAAAGTTTTTAATTTTAGTCTGATTTTATAATTAAGATCTTGAAGTATAATGTGTATGTAATAATTCATGAGATTTTTCGCTATTCGGATGATCTAAATATTCCTTATAAAGTTTTTTTATTGAAGGGTTTTCATGAGATTTTCTGTATTCACTATTTTTGTCTATATCATAAATCGCAGTCATTCTTTCAATTAAAGTATTCTCATCTGTTGGAATTGGCTGGCCACCGCCACCTATACAGCCTCCTGGACAAGCCATGAATTCTATAAAATGATATTGTTTTTCACCATTTTTTATTTTTTCTAAAATAGTTCTGGCATTTCCAAGTCCATTTACGATGGCTATTTTTATATTTTTATTTGCAATTTTTACTTCGGCTTCTTTAATGCCTTTAATACCTCTTAAATCATGAAAATCTATTTTTTCGAGTTCTAATCCAGTTATTACTTCATAAGAGGTTCTAAGTGCAGCTTCCATAACTCCTCCGCTTGCTCCAAATATTACTGCAGCACCTGAAGATTCTCCAAGCGGTTCATCATAAAGAGATTCTTTTAAATTACATAGATCTATACCAGCATGTTTAAACATTTTTGCCAATTCTCTTGTAGTTAGAACATAATCTACATCATTTATCATTTCTTTTCTCTGCATCTCATATTTTTTTGCAGTACAAGGCATTATAGAAATAACTTTTATTTTATCTTTCGAAATATCATTTTTTTCTGCAAAATATGTTTTTGCTATTGCTCCAAACATTTGTTGTGGAGATTTACATGAAGAAAGATTTTTTATGAATTCGGGATAATTATGTTCTACGAATTTTATCCATCCAGGGCTACAAGAAGTCATTAATGGAAGGTCTTTTTCGTTTTTTAAACGGTCTATAAACTCATATCCTTCTTCCATTATTGTTAAATCAGCTGCAAAATTTGTATCAAAAACTTTATCAAATCCGAGTAATTTTAATCCTTCAACCATCTGATAAGGAGAAATTTTTCCTGATTTTTCATTAAATTCTTCTGAAATGGCTACTCTTACTGCAGGAGCTGTTTGAACTATTGTAAAGTACTGATTAGATTCTATTGCCTCCCAAACTTGATCTATATGATATACTTCATGTAAAGCACCAGTAGGACATTCTAATATACATTGACCACAATTTGTGCATTCAACATTTCCCATTCCTTTATCCATAAAAGTTGTCACATGGGTTTCTGGTCCTCTATTAGCTATTGTTAATATATTTATATTTTGAATTTCAGAACATTTCCTAACACATCTATTGCAAATTATACATTTTTGTGGATCTCTTATTATTGAAAAACTACTTTTATCTACAGGTTGTTTTTTGTTTATAGGAGGTATTCTAATTTCTCTTATACCTATTTCATCTGATATTTTTCTTATTTCGCATGAATTAGCTCTTGAACAGTTTAAACAATTTGAACTACAATTTATATCATGTGAAGCAATTATTAGTTCCATTATTACTTTTCTTACATGCCTTACTTTTTTAGAATGAGTTTTTATATTCATTCCATCTTCAATTAAAGTAACACAAGCAGGCATTAGATTTTTTTTATTTTCAACTTCAACTGAACATAATCGACAACTTCCATAAGGAGCTAATTTTTCATTAAAACATAAAGTTGGAATTTTTATATTTGCTTTTTTTGCAGCTTGTAAAATTGTTATTTTATCATTGAAGGTATAAGATCTATTATTTATTTTAATGTTGATACTCATGATTTTTCACCTTCTTATTTAAAATGGATAAAATTAAATTGACAGAAGATTGACCAAAACCACATCTTGAAGCTAAACCTATTGCTTGCTTTATTTCACTTATTATTTCAATTTTTTCTTTAGATATGGTATTATTTTTTATAGAATTTTCTAATATTATATTTATATTTTTATTTCCTTCTCTACAAGGGAAACAAGTTCCACAAGTTTCATTTTTGAAAAAATCGGAAACATTTTTGAGTATTTCAAAAATATTTTTCTCATTATTTATTATTATCATTCCACCTGAACCTATTGAACTACCTATTTTTTCTAAATCTTCATAGGTATATAAAGTGTTTAATTCTTCTTTTATTAAACATTCGGTTGCAATTCCACCTGGAATAATCATTCCTATTTCTTTTCCTATTATGCCACCACACATTTTTATTATGTCGTTTATAGTATTTTTACCGAATTCAACTTCATATACACCACTTTCGTATATATCACCACTTACAGATACTAATTTAGTTCCTCTGCTATTTGAGGTTCCCATTTCTAAAAAAATATCATTTTCATATTTCATTATTTCGGCACATGTGCAAAGTGTTTCAACATTATTTACAACGGTTGGTTTATCATATAATCCTTTATTTATAGGTAAGGGCGGTTTAATTCTTGATATACCTCTTTTACCTTCAATTGAATTTATTAATGATGTTTCATCTCCACATACATAAGCCCCAGCACCACGTATTACTTTTAAATCAAAAGAAAAATTACTTCCAAGTATATTATTACCAATTAAGTTATTTTTATACATTTTTTCTATAGTTCTTTTTATTTTTTTTATTGCAAGATCATATTCTCCTCTTATGTAAATATAACCATATCTTGATTTTGTTGCATATCCACATATTAATATACCTTCAATTACTTTAAACGGCATATTTTCCATCAAATATCTATCTTTAAAAGTTCCAGGTTCTCCTTCATCTCCGTTACATATTACAATTTTTATGTCAGAATCAATTTTATTTGAAAATTCCCATTTTAAACCCGTTGGAAATCCTGCTCCTCCCCTACCTTTTAGGGTAGATTTTTTTATTTTTTTTACTACATCATCAGGTAAAATTTTTAAAGATTTTTTTAATCCTTCAAAAGGGTAATTTTCATATTTTAAATTGATATCAGATTTTAAAAAGATTTTTTCCATAGTATCACTTCCTAATTTAAAGATTTTAGTATTTCTAAAACTTTATCTTTAGTTAGATACTTATAATAATGTCCATTTATAGACATAACAGGTCCTTCCCCACAATGACCTAAACATTCTACAACTTCAAGAGTAAATTTTTTATCTTCAGTTGTTTCTCCT
This genomic interval from Oceanotoga teriensis contains the following:
- a CDS encoding TIGR04076 family protein; this encodes MKKWYDEEYEWEIEVIGFLRGNKTERYCRNGEEIGDIYTCTYGCPVNSNGQGICSKVMTIMFPIMEAVRSGGDLINIGGNSKYSKNIVCPDGNVIFKMTAKKLDNENFYTGNFFD
- a CDS encoding NADH-dependent [FeFe] hydrogenase, group A6 is translated as MSINIKINNRSYTFNDKITILQAAKKANIKIPTLCFNEKLAPYGSCRLCSVEVENKKNLMPACVTLIEDGMNIKTHSKKVRHVRKVIMELIIASHDINCSSNCLNCSRANSCEIRKISDEIGIREIRIPPINKKQPVDKSSFSIIRDPQKCIICNRCVRKCSEIQNINILTIANRGPETHVTTFMDKGMGNVECTNCGQCILECPTGALHEVYHIDQVWEAIESNQYFTIVQTAPAVRVAISEEFNEKSGKISPYQMVEGLKLLGFDKVFDTNFAADLTIMEEGYEFIDRLKNEKDLPLMTSCSPGWIKFVEHNYPEFIKNLSSCKSPQQMFGAIAKTYFAEKNDISKDKIKVISIMPCTAKKYEMQRKEMINDVDYVLTTRELAKMFKHAGIDLCNLKESLYDEPLGESSGAAVIFGASGGVMEAALRTSYEVITGLELEKIDFHDLRGIKGIKEAEVKIANKNIKIAIVNGLGNARTILEKIKNGEKQYHFIEFMACPGGCIGGGGQPIPTDENTLIERMTAIYDIDKNSEYRKSHENPSIKKLYKEYLDHPNSEKSHELLHTHYTSRS
- a CDS encoding complex I 51 kDa subunit family protein, whose protein sequence is MEKIFLKSDINLKYENYPFEGLKKSLKILPDDVVKKIKKSTLKGRGGAGFPTGLKWEFSNKIDSDIKIVICNGDEGEPGTFKDRYLMENMPFKVIEGILICGYATKSRYGYIYIRGEYDLAIKKIKRTIEKMYKNNLIGNNILGSNFSFDLKVIRGAGAYVCGDETSLINSIEGKRGISRIKPPLPINKGLYDKPTVVNNVETLCTCAEIMKYENDIFLEMGTSNSRGTKLVSVSGDIYESGVYEVEFGKNTINDIIKMCGGIIGKEIGMIIPGGIATECLIKEELNTLYTYEDLEKIGSSIGSGGMIIINNEKNIFEILKNVSDFFKNETCGTCFPCREGNKNINIILENSIKNNTISKEKIEIISEIKQAIGLASRCGFGQSSVNLILSILNKKVKNHEYQH